One window of Bactrocera tryoni isolate S06 chromosome 2, CSIRO_BtryS06_freeze2, whole genome shotgun sequence genomic DNA carries:
- the LOC120767334 gene encoding juvenile hormone acid O-methyltransferase produces MNLASLYHRASAVQRRDSKQIFQEYIKVMKWRADGRDTIIDIGSGSGNVLMDYIYPLLPPNFKAVLSTDISARMVEFARQNYNYIKRAQFEVLDIACSELPQHLCNRFDHVTSFYCLHWVQDQKRALQNIRQLLRVSGGDCLLVFLANNPIYDVYLTLAKTQKWRDYMRDVQQFISPLHSSCDPGAEFSKLLEETGFVDYTVEIRNEIYVYDGTQNVKDNVKAICPFLERMSPAMQEDFLDDIVQCVADMNLREADINTKDFKFIAPYKLVVVYARKPNEFLSTMIEETERVSKRLM; encoded by the exons ATGAATCTCGCTTCGCTTTATCACCGCGCCAGCGCCGTGCAGCGCCGCGACTCGAAGCAAATCTTTCAAGAATACATCAAGGTGATGAAATGGCGCGCCGACGGCCGCGATACGATCATCGATATCGGTTCCGGTTCGGGTAATGTGCTTATGGACTACATTTATCCGCTGTTGCCGCCCAACTTCAAAGCCGTTTTGTCTACAGACATCTCGGCGCGTATGGTGGAATTCGCGCGccaaaattacaattatattaAGCGCGCTCAGTTCGAGGTGCTCGACATTGCTTGTTCGGAGCTGCCACAGCATCTTTGCAATCGTTTCGATCATGTCACCTCCTTCTATTGCCTGCACTGGGTGCAAGATCAAAA ACGTGCCTTACAGAATATCCGTCAGCTGTTGCGTGTGAGTGGTGGCGATTGCCTGCTTGTGTTTCTCGCCAATAATCCCATATACGATGTTTACCTGACTTTGGCGAAGACGCAGAAATGGCGCGATTATATGCGTGATGTGCAGCAGTTCATCTCACCGTTACACAGCAGCTGTGATCCGGGTGCGGAGTTCAGCAAGTTGTTGGAGGAGACGGGCTTTGTAGACTACACTGTGGAGATACGCAATGAGATATACGTTTATGATGGCACACAGAATGTGAAAG ATAATGTGAAGGCGATTTGTCCTTTTTTGGAGCGTATGTCTCCAGCTATGCAGGAAGACTTTCTGGATGACATCGTACAATGTGTGGCTGACATGAATCTGCGCGAAGCCGACATCAATAcaaaagattttaaatttattgcgcCATACAAATTAGTTGTGGTCTATGCGCGAAAGCCCAACGAATTTTTAAGCACTATGATCGAGGAGACGGAGCGTGTGTCAAAGCGTTTGATGTGA